From a region of the Rhinolophus sinicus isolate RSC01 linkage group LG04, ASM3656204v1, whole genome shotgun sequence genome:
- the F7 gene encoding coagulation factor VII isoform X1 yields the protein MVSQPGGLALLCFLLGLQGSPAAVFITQEEAQGILHRQRRANSFLEELWPGSLERECKEELCSFEEAREIFKNDERTKQFWISYKDENQCASNPCKNGGSCEDNFQSYICLCPDDFEGRNCETNKNDQLICENENGGCQQYCNNHVETKRSCWCHKGYTLQADEVSCAPTVEYPCGKIPVLEKRNASQPQGRIVGGNVCPKGECPWQAALKLKDGQLLCGGTLIDTTWVVSAAHCFDKITSWKNLTVVVGEHDLSEEDGDEQERHVAQVIMPNKYVRGKTNHDIALLRLSRPVAFTDYVVPLCLPEKTFSERTLAFIRFSSVSGWGQLLDRGATALELMTIDVPRLMTQDCLEQSKWKQNSPKVTENMFCAGYLDGSKDACKGDSGGPHATKFQSTWYLTGVVSWGVGCAAKGHIGVYTRVSQYTEWLHKLMSSKAPSEGLFRAPFP from the exons ATGGTTTCCCAGCCTGGTGGGCTGGCCCTCCTCTGCTTTCTGCTGGGCCTGCAGGGGTCTCCAGCTGCAG TCTTCATTACCCAGGAGGAAGCCCAAGGCATCTTGCACAGGCAAAGGCGTGCCAACTCGTTCCTGGAAGAGCTGTGGCCCGGCTCTCTGGAGAGAGAGTGCAAGGAGGAGCTGTGCTCCTTTGAGGAGGCCAGGGAGATCTTCAAGAACGATGAGAGAACG AAGCAGTTCTGGATTTCTTACAAAG ATGAGAACCAATGCGCCTCAAATCCATGCAAGAATGGAGGCTCCTGTGAGGACAATTTCCAGTCTTACATCTGCCTCTGCCCTGACGATTTTGAGGGCCGGAACTGTGAGACAA ACAAAAACGACCAACTGATCTGTGAGAATGAGAATGGAGGCTGCCAGCAGTACTGCAACAACCACGTGGAGACCAAGCGCTCCTGCTGGTGCCACAAGGGGTACACACTCCAGGCCGACGAGGTGTCCTGCGCACCCACAG TTGAATATCCATGCGGAAAAATACCTgttctggaaaaaagaaatgccagCCAACCCCAAGGCCGAATTGTGGGTGGCAATGTGTGCCCCAAAGGGGAGTGTCCCTGGCAG GCTGCTCTGAAGCTGAAGGATGgccagctgctgtgtgggggaaCCCTGATTGACACCACCTGGGTGGTCTCTGCAGCCCACTGTTTTGACAAAATCACGAGCTGGAAGAACCTGACAGTGGTAGTGG GCGAGCATGACCTGAGTGAGGAGGATGGAGATGAGCAGGAGCGGCACGTCGCTCAGGTCATCATGCCAAACAAGTACGTCAGAGGCAAGACGAACCACGACATCGCCCTGCTCCGCCTGAGCAGGCCCGTGGCCTTCACAGACTACGTGGTACCTCTCTGTCTGCCCGAGAAGACCTTCTCTGAGAGGACACTGGCCTTCATCCGCTTCTCGTCTGTCAGCGGCTGGGGCCAGCTCCTCGACAGGGGCGCCACTGCCCTTGAGCTCATGACCATCGATGTGCCTCGGCTGATGACCCAGGACTGCCTGGAGCAGTCAAAATGGAAGCAAAATTCCCCAAAGGTCACAGAGAACATGTTCTGTGCTGGCTATCTGGATGGGAGCAAGGACGCCTGCAAGGGGGACAGCGGGGGCCCACATGCCACCAAGTTCCAGAGCACATGGTACCTGACAGGCGTCGTCAGCTGGGGTGTGGGCTGTGCCGCCAAAGGCCACATTGGCGTGTACACCAGGGTCTCCCAGTACACCGAGTGGCTCCACAAGCTTATGAGCTCGAAAGCACCCTCAGAAGGCCTCTTCCGAGCCCCATTCCCCTAG
- the F7 gene encoding coagulation factor VII isoform X2 has translation MDCRACLLCLQPSGQRDYNVFITQEEAQGILHRQRRANSFLEELWPGSLERECKEELCSFEEAREIFKNDERTKQFWISYKDENQCASNPCKNGGSCEDNFQSYICLCPDDFEGRNCETNKNDQLICENENGGCQQYCNNHVETKRSCWCHKGYTLQADEVSCAPTVEYPCGKIPVLEKRNASQPQGRIVGGNVCPKGECPWQAALKLKDGQLLCGGTLIDTTWVVSAAHCFDKITSWKNLTVVVGEHDLSEEDGDEQERHVAQVIMPNKYVRGKTNHDIALLRLSRPVAFTDYVVPLCLPEKTFSERTLAFIRFSSVSGWGQLLDRGATALELMTIDVPRLMTQDCLEQSKWKQNSPKVTENMFCAGYLDGSKDACKGDSGGPHATKFQSTWYLTGVVSWGVGCAAKGHIGVYTRVSQYTEWLHKLMSSKAPSEGLFRAPFP, from the exons atggATTGCAGAGCCTGCTtgctgtgtctccaacccagcggccagcgagactataatg TCTTCATTACCCAGGAGGAAGCCCAAGGCATCTTGCACAGGCAAAGGCGTGCCAACTCGTTCCTGGAAGAGCTGTGGCCCGGCTCTCTGGAGAGAGAGTGCAAGGAGGAGCTGTGCTCCTTTGAGGAGGCCAGGGAGATCTTCAAGAACGATGAGAGAACG AAGCAGTTCTGGATTTCTTACAAAG ATGAGAACCAATGCGCCTCAAATCCATGCAAGAATGGAGGCTCCTGTGAGGACAATTTCCAGTCTTACATCTGCCTCTGCCCTGACGATTTTGAGGGCCGGAACTGTGAGACAA ACAAAAACGACCAACTGATCTGTGAGAATGAGAATGGAGGCTGCCAGCAGTACTGCAACAACCACGTGGAGACCAAGCGCTCCTGCTGGTGCCACAAGGGGTACACACTCCAGGCCGACGAGGTGTCCTGCGCACCCACAG TTGAATATCCATGCGGAAAAATACCTgttctggaaaaaagaaatgccagCCAACCCCAAGGCCGAATTGTGGGTGGCAATGTGTGCCCCAAAGGGGAGTGTCCCTGGCAG GCTGCTCTGAAGCTGAAGGATGgccagctgctgtgtgggggaaCCCTGATTGACACCACCTGGGTGGTCTCTGCAGCCCACTGTTTTGACAAAATCACGAGCTGGAAGAACCTGACAGTGGTAGTGG GCGAGCATGACCTGAGTGAGGAGGATGGAGATGAGCAGGAGCGGCACGTCGCTCAGGTCATCATGCCAAACAAGTACGTCAGAGGCAAGACGAACCACGACATCGCCCTGCTCCGCCTGAGCAGGCCCGTGGCCTTCACAGACTACGTGGTACCTCTCTGTCTGCCCGAGAAGACCTTCTCTGAGAGGACACTGGCCTTCATCCGCTTCTCGTCTGTCAGCGGCTGGGGCCAGCTCCTCGACAGGGGCGCCACTGCCCTTGAGCTCATGACCATCGATGTGCCTCGGCTGATGACCCAGGACTGCCTGGAGCAGTCAAAATGGAAGCAAAATTCCCCAAAGGTCACAGAGAACATGTTCTGTGCTGGCTATCTGGATGGGAGCAAGGACGCCTGCAAGGGGGACAGCGGGGGCCCACATGCCACCAAGTTCCAGAGCACATGGTACCTGACAGGCGTCGTCAGCTGGGGTGTGGGCTGTGCCGCCAAAGGCCACATTGGCGTGTACACCAGGGTCTCCCAGTACACCGAGTGGCTCCACAAGCTTATGAGCTCGAAAGCACCCTCAGAAGGCCTCTTCCGAGCCCCATTCCCCTAG